One segment of Candidatus Micrarchaeum acidiphilum ARMAN-2 DNA contains the following:
- a CDS encoding tRNA pseudouridine synthase D TruD has protein sequence MENLSTVKKVKAEIKRAPEDFLVQEITSNGTVLSLDRAYLPGELGFAEQESGKFVAFVLQKRDWNTAQALISLAKTLGRGRKSVSFAGTKDRVSVSTQLCSIFGAARARVASARLKDIKVNAAWYSDSQVRMGDLLGNNFSIKVYTDIDDDRLGDHIKKVCEELGGVFPNYFGEQRFGQRKNNFEVGLCLLRGDFERAAMAFLTDTSNEINQDAVAAREKLAEHMDFAEAMNYFPRYLKYERMVIDYLAKFPGNYANALRKLPRQLLLMFAHSVESQIFNEEVEHRIKEHRLQPEGEDVAVLENFYGFPDYETIVQAEGWSGAGRSFACSNIVGYDTKKLTDFESARLDELGITLEDFRLKKMPEINCKGTFRVLFSPFKDFSFEDGTMRFSLPAGSYATTMVDEFFEL, from the coding sequence ATGGAAAATTTGTCAACAGTAAAAAAGGTAAAGGCTGAGATAAAAAGGGCTCCAGAAGATTTTCTGGTCCAGGAAATAACCTCTAACGGAACCGTTCTGTCACTGGACAGGGCGTACCTCCCGGGCGAGTTGGGCTTTGCGGAGCAGGAAAGCGGAAAATTCGTGGCGTTTGTCCTGCAAAAAAGGGATTGGAATACCGCCCAGGCCCTGATTAGCCTGGCAAAGACGCTCGGGCGGGGCAGGAAATCAGTCTCTTTTGCTGGCACAAAGGACAGAGTCTCTGTTTCAACGCAGCTCTGCAGCATTTTCGGAGCCGCGCGGGCCAGAGTTGCCTCTGCAAGGCTGAAAGACATAAAGGTAAACGCTGCATGGTATTCAGACTCGCAGGTCAGGATGGGCGACCTCTTGGGAAACAATTTCTCGATTAAGGTATATACAGACATTGATGACGATAGGCTGGGCGACCACATAAAAAAAGTTTGCGAAGAGCTTGGTGGAGTGTTCCCAAACTATTTTGGCGAGCAGAGGTTCGGCCAGAGAAAAAACAACTTCGAAGTGGGCCTTTGCCTTCTGCGAGGCGACTTTGAAAGGGCCGCGATGGCCTTTCTTACAGATACCTCAAATGAAATAAACCAGGACGCGGTGGCTGCCAGGGAGAAGCTTGCTGAACATATGGACTTTGCCGAAGCAATGAATTATTTTCCGAGGTATTTGAAGTATGAACGCATGGTGATCGATTATCTTGCCAAGTTCCCCGGAAACTACGCCAATGCGTTAAGGAAATTGCCAAGGCAGCTTCTGCTCATGTTTGCGCACTCGGTAGAGAGCCAGATATTCAACGAGGAAGTCGAGCACAGGATAAAGGAGCACAGGCTGCAGCCGGAAGGCGAAGACGTTGCAGTATTGGAGAATTTTTACGGTTTTCCGGATTATGAAACCATTGTGCAAGCCGAGGGCTGGAGTGGTGCCGGCAGATCCTTCGCTTGCAGCAACATAGTCGGCTATGACACCAAAAAGCTCACGGATTTCGAGTCGGCGCGCCTTGACGAACTTGGGATAACGCTTGAGGACTTCAGGCTCAAGAAGATGCCCGAGATAAACTGCAAAGGCACATTTCGGGTTTTATTTTCGCCTTTCAAAGATTTCTCTTTCGAAGATGGCACTATGCGATTTTCTTTGCCTGCAGGTTCGTATGCAACGACGATGGTAGATGAGTTCTTTGAACTATAG
- a CDS encoding putative circadian clock protein, KaiC, whose amino-acid sequence MREKIETGIDGLDSLLGGGIPKRNQMLLAGGPGAGKTLISFEYIYRNALAGKKSAMFSIEETSEMIIENAKEAFSNFNDIDRLIESKKLIIEGLEEERQYLGDNKEGRGGYAFNEWLGGMASIIEAEKIDTAAIDSISALKLLIKDPLDYRNLSINMINTLRKLNATTIITAEMNSTNRIGLMFEPEFFIYDGIIILYLSTASNNRRIKSLEVIKNRGSENSTSTVPYEITKDGVVLENLDLD is encoded by the coding sequence ATGAGGGAGAAGATTGAAACAGGGATAGACGGCCTAGATTCCTTGCTTGGAGGAGGAATACCAAAAAGGAACCAGATGCTGCTTGCAGGAGGTCCCGGCGCGGGAAAAACGCTAATATCTTTTGAATATATCTATAGAAATGCATTGGCAGGTAAGAAATCTGCAATGTTTTCCATTGAAGAGACTTCTGAAATGATAATTGAAAACGCTAAGGAAGCATTCTCGAATTTTAATGACATTGACAGGTTGATAGAGTCCAAAAAGCTCATAATTGAAGGGCTTGAAGAGGAAAGGCAGTATCTTGGCGATAACAAGGAGGGCCGGGGAGGTTATGCGTTTAACGAGTGGCTTGGTGGCATGGCTTCAATAATTGAAGCAGAAAAGATTGATACTGCGGCAATAGATTCGATATCAGCCTTGAAACTGCTTATAAAAGATCCGTTAGATTACAGAAACCTATCAATAAACATGATTAATACCCTGAGGAAGCTTAACGCCACGACAATCATTACTGCAGAAATGAATTCTACGAATAGGATTGGGTTAATGTTTGAACCGGAATTTTTTATATACGATGGAATAATTATTCTTTATCTTTCTACGGCGTCAAATAATCGCAGGATAAAGAGCTTGGAAGTAATAAAAAACCGGGGATCTGAAAATAGCACATCTACAGTGCCTTACGAGATAACGAAGGATGGGGTAGTGCTTGAAAATCTTGATCTTGATTGA
- a CDS encoding AAA ATPase, producing MENFDPYYPVEFIKTGIPGFDRLCGGGIPLGSQVLLYGMPGAGKTLFCMELLYRNAKFGIPSVFISTEERKEDLIRNSLEVFSSFEDLDRFFQDKIINVEYLRGIDAIKSREEFEETLSKMGQIIKSNKAKIVVLDSVSNLRSRFRNDRTYTRAVAYISEFGRSLNITGIATLEMLGKESSQKLGGLYTTSMFDGIVDLNLKDIGGEYQYVINIPKFRRTEHSTVTAPYMITSKGFDILVEGKGKPQQH from the coding sequence ATGGAAAACTTCGATCCTTATTATCCTGTTGAATTTATTAAAACTGGCATACCCGGATTTGACAGGCTTTGCGGGGGTGGAATACCGTTAGGTTCTCAGGTCCTTTTGTATGGAATGCCAGGTGCGGGAAAAACCCTGTTTTGCATGGAGCTGCTTTACCGTAATGCCAAATTTGGTATACCTAGCGTGTTCATATCTACTGAGGAACGCAAAGAGGACCTTATTAGGAACTCCTTGGAGGTGTTCTCTAGTTTTGAAGATTTGGATAGGTTTTTTCAAGACAAAATCATAAATGTTGAGTACCTGAGAGGGATAGACGCGATAAAGAGTAGGGAAGAATTCGAAGAAACGCTTTCTAAAATGGGCCAAATTATAAAATCTAACAAGGCAAAGATTGTAGTTCTTGATTCGGTAAGTAATTTGCGTTCTAGATTTAGAAATGATAGGACATATACTAGAGCTGTTGCGTATATCTCAGAGTTTGGGCGAAGCTTGAACATAACCGGGATTGCAACACTGGAGATGCTTGGTAAAGAAAGCAGCCAAAAGCTTGGCGGGTTATATACCACTTCAATGTTCGATGGCATAGTAGATTTAAACTTGAAGGACATTGGTGGTGAGTACCAATATGTGATAAACATACCGAAGTTCAGGAGGACAGAACATAGCACGGTTACTGCACCCTATATGATAACTTCGAAGGGCTTCGACATACTCGTTGAAGGAAAAGGTAAACCTCAACAGCATTGA